In Anguilla rostrata isolate EN2019 chromosome 1, ASM1855537v3, whole genome shotgun sequence, a genomic segment contains:
- the cited4b gene encoding cbp/p300-interacting transactivator 4b encodes MAEHLMMSMNHGGAGGGLHGYRMGMNGGLQGGPQQHAGPAGLRGLPNGQMMHYGGGPQGGMEAGMRQRPAMVGGLNGQMGHHHPMGGGMMYGGQNQQQHQHHPQQQQQQAQQHHMHHHPQQPQQQQQYLSGGLTSQQLMASMHLQKLNTQYHGHPLGGMNGNHTGVGPQYRVGAAQLAGMQHMGGPALGLNGFMDADLIDEEVLTSLVMELGLDRVQELPELFLGQNEFDFIADFVSKQQPSRVSC; translated from the coding sequence ATGGCGGAACATCTCATGATGTCGATGAACCACGGGGGCGCCGGCGGCGGCCTGCACGGCTACAGGATGGGGATGAACGGGGGCCTCCAGGGGGGGCCCCAGCAGCACGCGGGCCCGGCCGGCCTCCGAGGCCTGCCCAACGGGCAGATGATGCACTACGGCGGGGGGCCCCAGGGGGGCATGGAGGCCGGGATGCGGCAGAGGCCCGCCATGGTGGGGGGGCTGAACGGGCAGATGGGGCACCACCACCCCATGGGTGGAGGCATGATGTATGGCGGACAgaaccagcagcagcaccagcaccacccgcagcagcagcagcagcaggcgcaGCAGCACCACATGCACCAccacccccagcagccccagcagcagcagcagtacctGAGCGGGGGGCTCACCTCACAGCAGCTCATGGCCAGCATGCACCTGCAGAAGCTGAACACGCAGTACCACGGCCACCCGCTAGGGGGCATGAACGGGAACCACACGGGCGTCGGGCCGCAGTACCGGGTCGGGGCGGCCCAGCTGGCCGGGATGCAGCACATGGGCGGCCCGGCGCTGGGCCTCAACGGCTTCATGGACGCGGACCTGATAGACGAGGAGGTTCTGACCTCCCTGGTGATGGAGCTGGGTTTGGACCGGGTGCAGGAGCTGCCCGAGCTCTTCCTGGGCCAGAACGAGTTTGACTTCATCGCGGACTTCGTCAGCAAACAGCAGCCGAGCAGAGTCAGCTGCtag